The sequence below is a genomic window from Dyadobacter chenwenxiniae.
CCTGATCCCGGGAACAACAATGGGGACAGCCTCCGATGCAGACGGAAAATATGCGATGACATTGCGCGAAGATTACAAAACCGTAAAATTCACCTACGTAGGATATCTCAGCATTGAAAAACCCATTACTCCAGGCATCGATCAGGTGATTAATGTGAAAATGTCGGTGGATGCTTCCATGCTGAAAGAAGTAACCATTAAAGGAAGAGGACGATACAGAAACAAGGATAACCCGGCTGTTCAGCTGATCCGCGAAGTGATTGCGCACAAAGACCAGAATAAAATGGCGGCTAATGACTTCGTGGAGTATGAGCAGTATGAAAAGATCTCGTTTGCGCTGAGCAACCTCTCGGACAATTTCAAGGAGAAACGCATTTTCAAGAATTACCAATTCCTTTTTGAGGATCAGGATTCGACTGCCATGGGCGGGAAGAATATGTTGCCTGCTTACATCCAGGAAAAGCTTTCGCAGGTTTATTTCCGCAAAAATCCTTATACCAAAAAGCAATGGGTGCTGGCGAACAGAAGGGCTGAATTCGACGCGAAATTTGTGGATAATGACGGTCTGAGCGCCTATTTCAACAGGTTATATGAAGATATTAATCTGTATGAAAATGACATTTCCATTGCGACTAACCTGTTACTGAGCCCGATCGCGAATTCCGCACCGACGTTCTATAAGTTCTTCATTCGTGATACGATCAAGACAGAAACGCCATGGTTGGTTGAATTGGGATTTGTGCCACGAAATAAAACAGACATGCTGTTCGAAGGCAAGCTGTTTATCACGTTGGATGGAAATTATGGAGTTCAAAATGCTTATCTGACTGTCAACAAAGACATTAACCTCAATTTCATGCGTGACCTCGAAGCACGTCTGGAATATGAAAAAGGACCGGACGGACGCTATCACCCAACGAAGACAACATTGGGCATGGAGTTCGCATTAGGCGAGAAAAATGCAGGTTTTTATGGCCAGCGCGTGGTGAATTTTAAAAACTACACCATTAACCAAAGCCGGCCCGACAGTGTTTACCGCGGACCCAGGGAAGAAATCGTGTTCAATCCTGATGTAAAAACCGGTGAAGCATTCTGGGCTGGCGTGAGACATTTGCCCCTGGAAAAAATGGAGCTGAACATTTACCGAAATGTGGATACCCTCCAGACCATTCCGTCATTCCGCAGGACCATGGACATTGCTACGCTTTTCTTATCCGGTTATAAATCGTTTGGAAAAGTGGAAGTAGGGCCGGTGAACACATTTTACAGTTTCAACCCGGTTGAGGGTTTCAGGCTGCGTTTTGGCGGACGGACTACAACCGATTTCAGCAAGCGCTTCTACCTGGAGACTTATGCAGCTTACGGTTTCAAGGACCAGAGATGGAAATACTTTTTGAGCGGGACTTATTCATTCAATAACAAATCCGTTTACCATTTCCCGCTGAACTACATCCGCGCCAGTTACCAACGTGATACCAAGATTCCGGGTCAGGATTTGCAGTTTGTGCAGGAAGACAACTTCCTCTTGTCATTCAAAAGGGGCGATAACAACCGCTGGCTTTACAATGACGTGTACAAGCTGGAATATGTGCGTGAGTTCGAAAGCCGCTTTTCATACAAGATCGGTTTTACCAACTGGAAACAAACCCCAGCGGGAATTTTGAAATACGAAAGGCTTGATAAAGAAGGTAGTTTAGAGAATGTGGGAGGCCTGAGCAACACAGAAGCGAATCTGGAAGTGCGCTATGCACCGCATGAGCAATATTACCAGGGAAAATTGTATCGCACGCCGATCATTAATAAATACCCGATTTTCACCTTGCGCTACAATGCAGGTTTAAAAGGTGTTTTTGAAGGTCAAAACCGGTATCACAACGTTTCAGCCAACATTGCAAAGCGTGTTTACCTTTCGCAGTTTGGTTATGCGGACGTAACGGCCGAGGGAAGTTACATTTTTGGTAGCAATGTCCTTTTTCCGCTGCTTACCATCCACCGCGCCAACCAGACTTATGCTTACCAGCTCAACAGCTATAACCTGATGAACTTCCTGGAATTTGTGAGCGATCATTATGCCAGTCTGGATGTGCAGTATTATATGAACGGGTTTCTTTTCAACAAAATACCATTGTTGAAAAAACTGAAACTGAGAGAGGTTTTCAGCTTCAAGGGGCTGATGGGCGGACTTCGGGATGAGAACAATCCAATGAATAGCCCTGGACTTTTCCGCTTTCCGGTGGATGAGAACGGCAAGCCGATCAGTTACACATTATCCCGGGAACCTTACATTGAAGGAAGCGTCGGCATAGCCAACATTTTCAAGCTGTTAAGAGTGGATCTTGTAAAACGTTTTACCTATCTCGACAACCCGAATGTTTCGGAGTGGGGGATCAGGGCGCGTTTCAGGCTTGATTTTTAAGGAGAACAAAGAAATACGACACCAATTATATATGAATTACGCAATTATAGCGGCCGGGGAAGGGTCACGTTTGGCAAGGGAGGGCTTCAAGCATCCCAAACCAATGGTGACGCTTTATGGGGAAATGCTGATAGACAGGCTAATAGGGATTTTTATGCGTAACAATGCAGAAAAAATCATGATCATTATCAATGAAGAATCTGCCGAACTGGAAAGTCACCTGTCAGACCTGAGCCTGACATTGCCGATTCAGATTGTCAAAAAATCAACGCCGAGCTCGCTGCATAGCGTGTACGAACTGCTGGGAAGCGACCCGGAACTGGAAGCCATCTGCCTGACGACAACGGACACGGTTTTTAAGGAAGAGGAATTCACAGCCTACATTCAGGAATTTGCAGCGAATGAGAAACTGGGCGGCCTGATGGCTGTTACCACGTTTATTGACGACGAAAGTCCTTTGTATGTAACAGTGGATGATGCAGATAACATTACAGCGTTCACGGATAAAAACACCACGCAAACGCGCTTCGTCTCCGGCGGGATTTATTGCCTCAGGAAAGAAGCGATTGCGCTGGTAAGCGAAGCAGTGCATGGCGGTGTGAGCCGGATGCGCAATTTTCAACGGCAGTTGCTGGAAAACGACATTCATCTGAAAGCTTACCCGTTTTCGAAAATTGTGGATGTGGACCACGTGCAGGATATTAAAACAGCCGAGCTTTTTTTAAGCCCCGAAACTGCTGTTTGATTAAAAATAAATTGAGTAACCGACACCAATAAAGGCAGGAGCGTTCAGCCTGCCGCAGCGTAAATGAGTGATTTAAACATATTAGGCGTTCCCAGGAACCGCAAGTTCTCGCCTAACCACATTGGAAATGATGATGCGATTTTTTCTTTGACAGCAAAGGAATTAGAAAAAATGGGATGCAAAGTGCGGATCAGTTTTGAGGATGATTTTTTGAATAACGAGAACATTGCCGAACAAAAGATCTTCACAATGGCCCGCCAGAAGGAAGTGGTAAAAAAATTGCAGGTTTTAGAGGAGAACGGTGCTCAGGTCATCAACTCAGCATTCGGCATAGAAAATTGCTTCCGCACCAACCTGACCAATGCATTGAACCTGAACAACATCCCGGTTGCCGAAAGCTACATTGTGCCGACGGATTATACGGGTGACGAAGTTTTTGATGCAATTACAGGAAAGGGATATTGGATCAAAAGGGGCGATTTTCACGCTATTCATAAGGAAGACGTTTCATTTGCCGCGTCGCGTGAGGAAGCCAGAGAGATTTTGCGTGAATATGCATTGCGGGACATTCCGGATGCTGTGATCAGCAAACATTTGATCGGTGACCTGGTGAAATTTTACGGCGTGCGTGGGACAGATTTTTTCTTTTGGTTTTATCCATATGACAACAACCATCATAAATATGTTGAATATCAAAACATTAACGGCAATTCAGCTTACTATCCATTCGATGCGGATCAATTGAAGGTTGTTGCAACCGAAGCGGCAGGAGCTGTTGGAGTAGATGTTTACGGTGGCGACGCCATTGTTGGTAAGGACGGCAGCTTCGGCATTATCGACTTGAATGACTGGCCCAGTTTCGCGCCATGCCGCGACCAGGCCGCAGGACACATTGCCCGGATGATTTACGAGAAATTTACAAAAAGCAATTAATGGATCCAGTTATAAAGCGCCCCGAAACGACCATTACTGAACCTGAAATTTCAGCATTCGAAAGTTCGCTGAAATCCAATGATACGGAAGAACAGATCGACATTTGGTTTTATCGGCCTATCGGATATCAAATAGCCTTGTTTTGCGCCAAAATAGGGTTACGGCCCAATCCGGTTACCATTATCAGTATTTTCTTCGGCGTGGCAGCCGGGATCTTGTTTTACTACCAGGAGCTGTGGATCAATGTGATCGGGATGTTGCTGCTGGTATTTGCCAATTCGCTGGATAGCGCGGATGGTCAGCTGGCCAGGATGACGAATGATAAAAGCCGGTTGGGAAGGATTTTGGATGGTGCTGCGGGTGATTTCTGGTTCATTGCGATTCACATTGCGATTTGCCTCAGGAGCATGAATGAGGGCTGGAGCGCCTGGATTTGGGTCCCGGGTGTGCTTGCGGGGGCGTCGCACGTGGTGCAATCCGCGATGGCAGATTATTACCGGA
It includes:
- a CDS encoding DUF5686 and carboxypeptidase-like regulatory domain-containing protein, whose amino-acid sequence is MKTLIKSVWLKVFLIICLVQIISGTAIAQSTSIKGTVTDAKTGETLPFVSILIPGTTMGTASDADGKYAMTLREDYKTVKFTYVGYLSIEKPITPGIDQVINVKMSVDASMLKEVTIKGRGRYRNKDNPAVQLIREVIAHKDQNKMAANDFVEYEQYEKISFALSNLSDNFKEKRIFKNYQFLFEDQDSTAMGGKNMLPAYIQEKLSQVYFRKNPYTKKQWVLANRRAEFDAKFVDNDGLSAYFNRLYEDINLYENDISIATNLLLSPIANSAPTFYKFFIRDTIKTETPWLVELGFVPRNKTDMLFEGKLFITLDGNYGVQNAYLTVNKDINLNFMRDLEARLEYEKGPDGRYHPTKTTLGMEFALGEKNAGFYGQRVVNFKNYTINQSRPDSVYRGPREEIVFNPDVKTGEAFWAGVRHLPLEKMELNIYRNVDTLQTIPSFRRTMDIATLFLSGYKSFGKVEVGPVNTFYSFNPVEGFRLRFGGRTTTDFSKRFYLETYAAYGFKDQRWKYFLSGTYSFNNKSVYHFPLNYIRASYQRDTKIPGQDLQFVQEDNFLLSFKRGDNNRWLYNDVYKLEYVREFESRFSYKIGFTNWKQTPAGILKYERLDKEGSLENVGGLSNTEANLEVRYAPHEQYYQGKLYRTPIINKYPIFTLRYNAGLKGVFEGQNRYHNVSANIAKRVYLSQFGYADVTAEGSYIFGSNVLFPLLTIHRANQTYAYQLNSYNLMNFLEFVSDHYASLDVQYYMNGFLFNKIPLLKKLKLREVFSFKGLMGGLRDENNPMNSPGLFRFPVDENGKPISYTLSREPYIEGSVGIANIFKLLRVDLVKRFTYLDNPNVSEWGIRARFRLDF
- a CDS encoding nucleotidyltransferase family protein; amino-acid sequence: MNYAIIAAGEGSRLAREGFKHPKPMVTLYGEMLIDRLIGIFMRNNAEKIMIIINEESAELESHLSDLSLTLPIQIVKKSTPSSLHSVYELLGSDPELEAICLTTTDTVFKEEEFTAYIQEFAANEKLGGLMAVTTFIDDESPLYVTVDDADNITAFTDKNTTQTRFVSGGIYCLRKEAIALVSEAVHGGVSRMRNFQRQLLENDIHLKAYPFSKIVDVDHVQDIKTAELFLSPETAV
- a CDS encoding CDP-alcohol phosphatidyltransferase family protein — its product is MDPVIKRPETTITEPEISAFESSLKSNDTEEQIDIWFYRPIGYQIALFCAKIGLRPNPVTIISIFFGVAAGILFYYQELWINVIGMLLLVFANSLDSADGQLARMTNDKSRLGRILDGAAGDFWFIAIHIAICLRSMNEGWSAWIWVPGVLAGASHVVQSAMADYYRNVHLFFIKGTSGSELDNSRDLQKEYDSLSWKSDFGMKFIARTYLNYTKLQESFSPHLQKLLGLVREKYKTGLPKDLVTDFRAHNKPLMKYTNIVQFNTRVLFLFLWLFLDQSWIYFFFDMFVLNPILIYMIVNQEKVSRYFYQKILTGKTNEFQGV